The genomic window agccaatgctatgaaaagcatagcctaGTAGAACACAATCCaaggtttttggtccaagcttgcgcttcttgggaattggtatattgacttttgccaaacaactccaagaacgtaggtaagagagtttcaaccttttgcTTTCCCATTCTTCAactggagtcatggtcttatgctttatgggaactcggtttaggacatgacatgcagtcatcagcgcctccccccaccattccttagaaagacccgatgtgtctaacatggcgttaaccaaaccagttagagttcggttctttctttcgactacccaatttgactgaggtgagtagggaggcgtcctctcatggattataccatgttccgcacaaaacaaatcaaattcattggaaaagtactctccaccacgatcagacctaagccgtttaatttttcaatcaagttggttctctgcttcagctttatagtttttgaagaaagttaaagcctcatattttgatttcagaagatacacatagcaatatctagtggagtcatcagtcaacgtcatgaagtatctctttctaccttttgtcaacacaccattcatcccacaaagatcagaatgtataagctctagtggcgccaagtctcttgtctctgcagtcttatgggacttgcgaggttgcttagcttgcacacatacttggcacttggagcctttgatagtagagattttcggaattaaattcttattggctagccgcgtcatgcaaccaaagttaatatgacaaagtcgtgaatgctaaatatcagactcattattgtggcaaacattattaataactttagtgcaaatatcacAAAGACAAGAGaaacaagcctccgctctcatagccttttccaaaaaattgtccatacttagaaacTACAACTTTATTGGACTCGAAACTAACTTAAAACCATCtagacataaacgggaaccgctaacgagatttttattgatggacggcacatgatgaacgttcttcagacgcacggtcttctcggaagtaaacttcagatcaactgtaccgacacctcgaacgatggcatgtgacccattccccatcagcacgggagaagtccctgtgacctggtaagaagaaaacatagaGGCATcatcacaaacatgtacattgggaCCGGTGTTAATTAACCAACCAGGAGATTGAAATACTAAAATGATGGTAGGAAGAATACCGTACctagattccttcatatcagtatcattGATGACAGTATTAgtggacttgccgctcttctcatgttcgcgctcctcaaagcggttaggacacttcggagcccagttattaggatcaccgcagacatggcaaagtcccttccccttcttgtgagaattctttttgaagttggtagcatgtgacggcttgttctttgtatcaaacttgcctttgccctgagttttgttcttgttgtttttgaacttgttgggctgggagttcttcttctgtaccatgtgggaactagaagctccctcggcaactcgagcatgtgtgtccttttctctcgccttctcttcaacatcaagagtaccaatgagatccgcaacgaaAAACTCTTGTCTGTTGTGTTTTAGGGAAGTAGccaaattgttccacgaaggtggaagcttggcaatgatgcccccgGAAACAAATTTGTttagcaacacacacttaaagtactcaagttccttggcgagtgactatatctcatgagcctactgtacaacagagcgctcatcagtcatcttgtagtcatagaattgttccatgacgtacaactcgctgccatCGTCCGAGGCACAAACTTGGCCTCGAGCAcaacccacatgtccttgccgttgtcaaacgacatatacgaatccacaatggaatcatcaagaacactcataagagcgcctttaaagagattATCGATCTTCTCAatagcttccagctgtgctggattaaatCGCCCTCAGGCtttcccttagtggcgtcatagcagcacatggtctgaaaccagtagactgctctcatgTGCCACATCTTATATTGCagccccttaaaggcaggcggtttCAAATGCGCAGCAAAACTACCCGGAGTAAATTGCCTATTATCaagtttttggattgttgaaaatatgagcaaattactatgagttttaatccgaataaatagaagataaatcatgacaggactagcagagattaaactagtcatgcgaactagcatagtagatgaacatatcacatctagggcacatactagaaacatgaattctaccacggtcttgaacaagaaggatagaatcacatacggtgcagcgggagaaGCACCGCCGGCATTGATGTTTCCGGCCATGTCgttgaggatgaggttgccgaggtcggggaagaagtcgtcgttggcgaagtcgtcgctgccagcagccgcgcgagtgcgctccccaaaaacctgatcacccctctcccatacaggatcacgagtagcggggttccggaggcctgctgtcccttctcgcggtgcacgccggaaggagggatggagaagacttgcatgGCGGCGCAATGATGTGGAACGGTGGTGCGAAAccagctagggtagacgtctggTGCGGGCCgggaatcggaaacggttcagtaattaacgcgtccattaattattaattaatttttcccgagcaggaaaaatatagataatgtgcatagctctgtcctcggctcggctcaatcctgcAACCCGGGTCGCGTTGGGACGAGGCGTGGCgagcgtgtaggtctcctcttctcatgctcatacaagtggtagaagagctcaccttataaagagatgcaactccttctcaacttctggggtgggactaaactttagtctcactcacaccactcacatgtgtgcatgaatggtccaggagaatttcagaattttagttggtcTTTGGGCCAAAAGcatactagcaaaattccaacacgcATAACCATGAAGACAGTCCATGTGTGCCTGAGCTTCCAAACAGTCCATGTGTCTTGGTACTGCTAAGAAGAGGAGTTAGCTTACGGATGTAAATGATGCAATAAACGCCGTCCACAAGTCACGTTTAGTTAGTTTTTGTTAGCTCGATAGATCATAAGTGGGCTTAAATAGGATCCGGTTTACATCCCTAAGTTAACTTAAGCTTGTATGTACTCTTTTGCTTTTATGAAGAACAATGACTCTGCTTACCGTTTTGAATTCAACTGTATAGTGAGTGAGTCCAAAATGGGAGCAACTAGCCTGAGCCCAAAACATCTGATTCCAGGGACACAATCATAAAACAGTTTGCCTGCAATATGAAAGAAATCTTATCCCTAGTGCAACAAAAACAATCAAGCCCCCAACAAAGCAAGTTCATATCACAACTCGAGGCGCTGTGCAACCAAAGCAACAAAATCAGATCCTGCTCCAGCCGGCTGCAACAGACCCATGGTACATACATAACCAAGCCACATGGTAGTATGGTAGCATTAGTAGTACAAGCGTACACCAGATTATAGAGTTTCAGACAGGAAATACAACACATAATCACAATATTACACCAAATCAACAAGCGCAAAGTCATCATAAACGCAAAGCCTTAAATATACAAGTTGTGATGGATACACATAGACTGAGTGTAGCTCCTTGCAGCCTCGCCTTCAGACCTTGGTCTAGGGGATTGTAGTACTGGGACGCTCCAGAATACCAGCATGCATGAGCAAAGCCCAGACGTGAGTCACAAACTCGCCTCCTTCCGCAAGAAGTTCTATGTGACCAGCTACATTGTTAGATGGGGCGATATACACCATCATCTCGGCCCAGAAATCTGCCAATAGGTCCCACCGGTTCGCATGATTGTCCATGCTCTCCAGCGCTTTCCCCAGCACAGCACCATAGGTGAACAATTTTCTTCCACTACCTACGACATACTCTAGTTCACTAAGCTTTTCATACTTTTCCCTTGGAGAGACGAGATCATGTaacatttctttggcttcttttaccATCTCATCGAGAGCACACTTTGTTTCTGGTGCACTGCCTGGAAGCAACGTTGGTGCAAAGGCGACCAAGTAGGTACAATACTTGGACAAGACAGTGGCGACAACTTGATTCGGGTGCACATCGTGTGGGCGTTTGATTGTATCCGAGATCTCACAGAAGCTAGTCGCAACATGCCATGCCAGTATGTTGTCGGTCAGTGTATATTCATCGTTGATCTGGCATGCACCGCATAGTTCATCACTCATGCCGTGTCTCATTAGTGCGGAGGTTCCATGTGAAAGATGGCCGTTTGTTGAGTTTTTGATAGTCCGTGCCACTGCCCTCTTCACTTGCATTGGCAACTCCACAGGCTTGCCTGCTTTCTCAGTTGGAAGGAGATGCTTCAACCGGGATATTTTTGCCCAGTCAGAGACACAGTAAGACCATATCTGCAGGAACTGAGATACCGACAGTGCAGCCAACGCTAGTACGGTAACCAGGACATCTTGTGTGCTGGTTTCTACAAAACGACTATCCAAAATAGAGCCGTGCCGGTTCAAAACACTAAGAGACCATGCACCAACTGCTATACTGACCAATGTGAGGGTGAGTGAAAGAGCATAATACCTTAGCTCGTTGCCATACATTATGGAGGCATATTTGGTGAAGAAGAAATCATAGAGGAAAGCCAACTCTGCTTCAATCACTTGAAATGCTCTTTCATAGTCCTGTTCTGTTTGCAATAGcccatcaagaacaagatcacgagTCTTGTCAAGCCCAGATTCAGGACAAGTGTAGCCAAAGTATCGCCGAACCACAAGATGGAACAATGCGAATGAGAGACACAGATCCTTGAGACGACGGATAGGAGGTCTATAGTAAGATGACAAGAtaccgatgttgtcacaccaaatGTTATCCGGTGTTATTGCATTTTCTCCAATTGTTGCCCGCCCAGAATGGATTAGAACCGGGTACTTGTATCCCTGCATGGTACGAGGGTCGTAGGATGTGCTGAGTTTGTGCTCACCCTTCATGTAGCGGGCCAGCCACTTGATGCCATTGTCCGATGATGGTTTGCTTGCTAACGATGCAGCACCCCACTGCTCAGCCGTTTTAATTCCCAACAGAAATCCCACGACGTACAAGCAACCAATGAAAGGAACAAGGCGACTGGAACTATGCTTCATACCGAATGTATAAATAAAACCACTTAATACCATGCCAGCGCACGTCGAGAACAAGGCACAATCACAGTAGAGCTTCATGAGTTGTTTGTTTTGATCGAGCTTCTGGACAGACATTGAGCTGGTGCCTCCAAAAAGCATGGCCAGAAACATTGCCCACACCGGGTACAACTCGTTTTTAATTTTCCCCGCCTGCATCAGTCCCACAGTGTAGGAGAGAAGTGGGAAGGATAATATAAACACTCCGCCCACTCCATATCTTATAATGATGCTCCGAGATTGACGCCTCCTGGGCGAGAGAATGGCAAGGGCGATCATAAACACAGCCGCGATGATGACAAAATCTTCCACGCGGTCTACACTCTTCCTTGGTTCTAGATTATTGTTGACCCAACGCTCCGTGTAGTTTTTGCATACTTGTGCTTCCATGGTTGTATTCATTTCCTTCTGCATATGTTATTTAGGTAGAGAGTGTGAATTTGATATACCGATCGGACAAAGGAAAATGCATCCGAGCACTGGTGTGCATGGGGGTCGGAAGCCAACTTCTATTTTGAAGATGCATTTTGCTAATCCTTAGGGGGCATGCACAACTGACAAGGGCTCCAATGGCATGCATGTCACTAACAATTATTCCATTCGTTCATTATTATATGATGttttaacattttttgaatcgaaTGTATATTGACACATTTTAATGTGTCTGTTCACGCATATCAgtttgtatgtagttcatattgaaatattcaaaacatcttataACAATGAATGAATGCAGTAACAGTTGATAAGCACCCCATCAACATGCATGCATGTCAATAATAGCCAATTGAGGCGAGGAGATTGTGTGATCCATGGTAGTACAATGAACTAGGACGACCCCCCACAAAAAAAAGAAACTAGGACGATGGAAAATCTAGGAATTTTGATCTGGGTTTTGTTTATTCTCTAACAAAACTATTATTTTGTTTGGAATTAGCACAATGAACTTCC from Triticum aestivum cultivar Chinese Spring chromosome 3B, IWGSC CS RefSeq v2.1, whole genome shotgun sequence includes these protein-coding regions:
- the LOC123072193 gene encoding uncharacterized protein isoform X2; this translates as MNTTMEAQVCKNYTERWVNNNLEPRKSVDRVEDFVIIAAVFMIALAILSPRRRQSRSIIIRYGVGGVFILSFPLLSYTVGLMQAGKIKNELYPVWAMFLAMLFGGTSSMSVQKLDQNKQLMKLYCDCALFSTCAGMVLSGFIYTFGMKHSSSRLVPFIGCLYVVGFLLGIKTAEQWGAASLASKPSSDNGIKWLARYMKGEHKLSTSYDPRTMQGYKYPVLIHSGRATIGENAITPDNIWCDNIGILSSYYRPPIRRLKDLCLSFALFHLVVRRYFGYTCPESGLDKTRDLVLDGLLQTEQDYERAFQVIEAELAFLYDFFFTKYASIMYGNELSRFVETSTQDVLVTVLALAALSVSQFLQIWSYCVSDWAKISRLKHLLPTEKAGKPVELPMQVKRAVARTIKNSTNGHLSHGTSALMRHGMSDELCGACQINDEYTLTDNILAWHVATSFCEISDTIKRPHDVHPNQVVATVLSKYCTYLVAFAPTLLPGSAPETKCALDEMVKEAKEMLHDLVSPREKYEKLSELEYVVGSGRKLFTYGAVLGKALESMDNHANRWDLLADFWAEMMVYIAPSNNVAGHIELLAEGGEFVTHVWALLMHAGILERPSTTIP
- the LOC123072193 gene encoding uncharacterized protein isoform X1, which produces MNTTMEAQVCKNYTERWVNNNLEPRKSVDRVEDFVIIAAVFMIALAILSPRRRQSRSIIIRYGVGGVFILSFPLLSYTVGLMQAGKIKNELYPVWAMFLAMLFGGTSSMSVQKLDQNKQLMKLYCDCALFSTCAGMVLSGFIYTFGMKHSSSRLVPFIGCLYVVGFLLGIKTAEQWGAASLASKPSSDNGIKWLARYMKGEHKLSTSYDPRTMQGYKYPVLIHSGRATIGENAITPDNIWCDNIGILSSYYRPPIRRLKDLCLSFALFHLVVRRYFGYTCPESGLDKTRDLVLDGLLQTEQDYERAFQVIEAELAFLYDFFFTKYASIMYGNELRYYALSLTLTLVSIAVGAWSLSVLNRHGSILDSRFVETSTQDVLVTVLALAALSVSQFLQIWSYCVSDWAKISRLKHLLPTEKAGKPVELPMQVKRAVARTIKNSTNGHLSHGTSALMRHGMSDELCGACQINDEYTLTDNILAWHVATSFCEISDTIKRPHDVHPNQVVATVLSKYCTYLVAFAPTLLPGSAPETKCALDEMVKEAKEMLHDLVSPREKYEKLSELEYVVGSGRKLFTYGAVLGKALESMDNHANRWDLLADFWAEMMVYIAPSNNVAGHIELLAEGGEFVTHVWALLMHAGILERPSTTIP